One segment of Chelmon rostratus isolate fCheRos1 chromosome 17, fCheRos1.pri, whole genome shotgun sequence DNA contains the following:
- the LOC121621238 gene encoding cytoglobin-1-like produces MERMQRDGEVDHLEQPSPLTDKEKVMIQDSWAKVYQNCDDVGVAILVRLFVNFPSSKQYFSDFKHIEEPEELERSVQLRKHARKVMSAINTLVESLDDSDKVASVLKLVGRAHALRHKVEPVYFKILSGLILEVLGEEFSEVVTTEVAAAWTKLLANLCCIITAVYKEVGWTKLSTATG; encoded by the exons ATGGAGAGgatgcagagagatggagaggtggaCCACCTGGAGCAACCAAGCCCTCTGACTGACAAGGAGAAGGTGATGATCCAGGACTCTTGGGCAAAAGTCTACCAGAACTGTGATGACGTTGGGGTGGCCATACTGGTCAG GCTGTTTGTGAACTTCCCCTCATCCAAGCAGTACTTCAGCGACTTCAAGCACATCGAGGAGccggaggagctggagaggagcgTCCAGCTTAGGAAGCATGCTCGCAAAGTCATGAGCGCCATCAACACGCTGGTGGAGAGCCTTGACGACTCAGACAAGGTGGCCTCGGTGCTGAAGCTGGTGGGCAGGGCCCACGCACTCCGACACAAGGTGGAGCCTGTGTACTTTAAG ATCCTGAGTGGCTTGATACTGGAAGTGCTAGGAGAAGAGTTTTCAGAGGTTGTGACAACAGAAGTGGCTGCGGCATGGACCAAACTCCTGGCTAACCTCTGCTGCATCATCACAGCTGTCTACAAGGAAGTGGGCTGGACTAAGCTCTCGACCGCAACCGGGTGA